The following nucleotide sequence is from Streptomyces sp. NBC_00237.
ACACCGAACGCGGCCGGATGCCCTCCCTCAACGACTACGTGGCTCAGCGGGTCTCGGTGAACGGCACCCGCTTCTCGCTCGCCTTCAGCGAGGTGGCCAACGGGATACAGCTCCCGTCCGACCTCCAGTTCGCCCCCGCGGTGCAGGCGTTGACCGACGCCGCCGGTTTCATCGTGAGCTGCGACAACGACCTCTTCTCGTACGCCATGGACGACCACCTGCACCCGCCCGCCCAGAACCTCGTCAACGTCCTCGCCCACCAGCGGGGCCGCACCCCGCGCGAGGTCCTGCCCGAGGCGGTCGCTCTGCGGGACCGCGCGATGACGTACTTCAGCACCCGTGCCGACCGGCTCGTCGCACGTCGCCTGCACCCGGAACTCCCGCGCTACACAGCAGCGTTGGAGACGTACGTGGCCGGGTGCATGCGCTGGATGGCCGACGCCCCCCGGTACGCCAGCCCCCGCAACCGGCATGCCGCGCCGGTCCCCGGGGCCTCGTACGGCATCACCGTCACCGACCGCCCCGCGCCCGGCGGGGAGCAGGAGGGGCCGGTCCCCGGGGTGTCCGCACTGGACTGGTGGTGGGAGCACGAGAAGGAGTGAGCGCCGCGCAAGGGCCCGGGGTGCGCACCCCGGGCCCTTGCGGACGATCGGACGACCAGAGCTGACGAACCGTCAGATCTGGTACATCGTCGTGTGGTTGAAGGAGGACGACGAGCCGTCGAAGCCGTAGGTGCCACGGTAGGACGGCGGGTTCTGGTACTGCCCGACGATCGTGATGGTGTTGGCGCAGCTGCCCTGACCGGCCCGCCTGGCCTCCAGCCGCAGCTGGTTGCCGATCGAACCGCCCGTGATGTTCCACGGGGCGCCGCAGATGCCGGAGGTGATCTGCCCGCCGGTCACCACGAACGGGTAGGTGTTCGGGTTGATCTGGACCTGCATCTCGAACGTCGTCGCACCGTTGTTGAGCTGGAGCCGCGTCGTGATCGCGACGGCCTCCGCGCCCGCTCCCTGCAGGGGGGTGGCGAACGCCTCGTCGCGGGTCTTGACCTCGGCGCCCTGCGCGTTCAGGTAACGGTGCTCGCGGCGCTGCTCCGACTCGGCCTTGGGCGACTTGCGTGACTGGGTGGTCATGGTGGTGGACCTTCCTTCCGCCGGGCGCGGGCTCTCAGGCCAGCTGCTCGGCGATCTCGACGCGCAGCAGCGCGCGGACGTGCTCGATGTGGTTGGCCACGGTGACGACCTGGGAACCGGCGAAGAGCAGACCGACGGCGACGTTGTCCAGCGAGGTGACCAGCGAACCGGAGTCGCCGCCCGCCGAGATGTTCGTCGTGAGGATCTGGTCCTTGAAGCGGGCGGTGCCCGCCGTGCCGTAGTTCACGTCGATGGTCGCGTCGGTCGCGATCACACGGCCGAAGCTGATGTTGGTGGTCCGGCCGGTCTTCTTGACCCGGTCGCCGACCGCCACGTTGGTCCGCCGCCGCCAGGCGCGCGGTGCGCCGCTGAAGTACTGCTCGCGCGTCGCGTCCTGGAATTCGACCGTGCCGAGTGCCGCGTCGACGATGTTGTTCTGCCGCTCCAGCGGGATCTGCGGAGCGAACTGGATGGTGATGAACCGGTCCAGCGTGGCGATCTTGTCCGCCGGGTCCTGGCCGCCGTCGTGGACGCCGGGCTGGACGATGGAGCTGCCCACCGGCGCCCGGTTGGAGTCGGCGAGGACGTGGTTGTTGCTGAGGATGTAGAACTTCGCGGGCGTGCCCAGGCCCGCGCCGGGCGGGTCGGTGGTCGCGCCGGGCAGGAAGTCGTACACGACGCTGCCGAGCGTGCCCGCCGTCACCCGCACGTTGCCGACCGAGAAGCCGGACGGGCAGGGGCGCATCCGGCGCTTGAGGAGCTGCGGCTCGAACGTGCCGAGGCCGCTCATCTCTTCGAGCATCGGCTGCGACAGCAGGCCCGACTGCTCGCTCACGCTGCCGTCGGAGCGGTACTGGTCCTGCTCGTGCAGGCCCCTGCGCTGCTGAGCGCGCTGCTGGAAGCGCTGTGCGGAGATGTGGCCGACCGCGACCACGTCGGTGGGCGTGCCGTCGTCCATCGTGCGCGGCACGACGTCGCGCTCGGGCAGCATCGACTCGGGAACCTTCTGGTTCACGAAGACGAGCACCGCGGGCTCGCCCGTCGGTTCGCCGTTGATCCACTTCACGCCGTGGCCGAAGCCGACGACGTTCGCGAGCGGAGACTGCGGGCGCAGGAAGTCCGACAGCGCCTGCTGGCGCGCACTGTCGGTGATCTGCCCGCCGGTGGGTCCTCGCATCATCTCGGGCTGGCTCACGCCAGACCACCTCTTCCCCGGTGAGTGTGTGGGGTGTGTGTCGTACGGAGTACGGACTACGGAGTCGCGGAGCGCGGAGTCCCGCAGCACGGGTGCACCCAGACGCCTCAAGCGGCGTTGCGGGGAGTGCGGACGGAGGGCCGACGCCTGGCCTCCGGTTCAGAACTCCTCGGGGTCGTCCTGAGCCTCGACGTCCCCGATCGCCACCACGCGGACCGGCACGCCTTCGAGTTCTCCCGGCACCACGTCGGTGGAACGGAGCCCGTCGCGGGACACGATCCGCGTCACGAAGACGACGATCACGTCCTCGCCCGTGTACTCGTCCCTGCCGGTGCTGACTCCGGTCACGTTGGAGAGCTGGAGCAACCGGCTCTCATGGAGGTCACGGGCCTGTCCGGCATCCACATGGCTCGCCCCCTCGCGATCGCTGCCACCGCCGGGAGCTTCCCCCGACCCCGGCCGGTACGGCATGTCTATTCCCACTACCACCGGGGGTCAAGGCATTCCACACGAAATCTTGGGAAGAGAGGTGATCTGCCCGAGTTGACCTTGTTTCTATGCAGTGATGACTCACGTCCGCAGGTACGAAGCCCCGTTGAGGTCCAGTACGGTCCCCGACGCCCACTCCGCCGCCGGGGAGGCCAGCCACAGCACACCCTCCGCGATCTCCCGGGGGGTGCCCGCCCGCCCGAACGGACTCTGCGCCCGGATCGCCTCGCCCTCCGCCCCCGACAGCCGGTGCGCGACGCGTTCCGTCTCGAAGAACCCGGGCGCGACGGACGCCACCGCGATCCCGTGCGGAGCCAGGTGCACAGCCAGTGACTGGCCCAGCGCGTGCACCGCCGCCTTGGTCGCGCCGTACGCCGGGTGGTCGGGCTCGCCCCGGAACGCCCCCCGCGAGCCGACGTTGACGATGCGCCCGCCGCCGCCCTGCCCGATCATGCGGCGGGCGGCGAGATGGCTGAGGTTCGCCGTCGCGAGGAGGTTGACGGAAACGTGCTGTTGCCAGGCGGCCGCCCAGTCCTCGTACGGGGTGCTGTCGAGCGGGTGCGGGGTGTTCACGGCGGCGTTGTTGACGAGTACGTCGATCCCGCCGAGCCCCTCCGCCGCCGCGTCGGCGACCGCCCTCGCCCCCTCGGGGGTGGCCAGATCGCCCCCGGTCAGCACGTGCCCCGTCCCCTCCAGGGAGGCGAGGGTCTCCGCCGCCTCCGCGCGCCGCGCCCCGAAGTGCACGGCGACCAGGTCCCCGTTGGCGGCGAAGGTCTGCGCGAGGGCCCGGCCGAGCCCGCGTGAGGCACCGCTGACGAGGACGCGGCGGCGGGTGGCGGGGAAGGGGGTGGTGGGCGACATGGGGACCTTCCGGCGAGGCGAGGTGAGGCGGGACGGGGCGCGGGGGATTCCGCCCGACGATCATGCACGGGGGAGTGGCGACGGGAGGCCGGGGGGCCGCCGTCCCCGGTCAGACGCGATTCACCGCCTGGACGGTGCGCTTGTCCAGGCGGGCGTACCAGCCCGTCGCGTCCGCCGCCAGGTCGGTGATCGTGCCGGTCGTGCCCCAGGTGCGGGCCGGGACGCCGGTGTCCGGGGCGAACGCCGTACAGGCGGCGCCCGCCGCCGCGTACACCGTGCCGCCCGCGACGACCGGCGGGCGCGGTCCTGCTCCGCCGCCCCTGACCGCGCCCTTCCACTGCCGCGTGCCGTCGGCGAGCTTCACCGCGTGGACGGTGTCCGCGTCCGACCAGCCCAGGAGCAGGCCCCCGGCGACCGTCGGGGCGTACCCGGTGCCGCCCGGCAGCAGCCGCCAGCTCGACTCCAGTCCGGTGCTCGGCACCTGCCACCGCCGCTCGCCGCTCACCGGGTCGAAACCGGTCACGAACCCGTCGGCGTGGGCCAGACCCGTCCCGTTCGCGTACGCCAGCGCGCTCGCCCCGGCTCCGGGGCGCAGCCGGAGCGACCGCTCCGCCAGTCGTACGCCCGTCCGTACGTCGAGGACGTGCAGGTCGCCCGAGGCGGTGAGGAGGTGGAAGCGGCGGCCGTCGGTGCCGGTGGCGACGACGGGTTCCTCGATCTGCCGGTGCTTCCAGCGCACGCCGCCATCGGACACGTCGAAGCAGGTCACGGGCTGCGGCCCGGGCTCGGACGGCACCACCAGGAGCGAGCTCCCGGCGAGTGCCGGCCGGCCCCAGGGAGGGGACAGGCCGACCTCCCAGGAGGGTCCGGTCAGGTTCTTGCTGCCGCTCTCGGTGTACGCCACGACGCCGTCCCCGGACCCCACGAACCACTTCGGCGGCACCGTCCCGATGCCCTTCACCCGCACGTCCCCGCCGCCCCGAAGCCCCACTCCGGCCGCCACCTCCCCGGCCGACCGCACCTCGGGGGCCACCAGCACCCCGCCGACGACGCCCCACATCCGGGGCACCTCGGCCCGGCTCTCCACGGACCACCGCCGGGACCCGTCCGAGGTGTCGAGGGCGTGCACCGCGCCCACCGACGAGCCCGTCCCGTCCGACCCGTGCGCCAGCAGCACCCCCGCCGTGCCGCCGGGGACCAGCACTCCGTCGACCACCGCGTCCTGGGCGGTACGGGACCACCGGACGGCCCCGGCCGCCTCGGACCCGCCGGTCAACGCCCAGTCCAGCGCCGGGGGTTGCTCCGCGCCCTTCCCGAAGGCCCGTATCCCGGCCCACGCCACCAGCCCGAGGGAACCGGCCCCGGCCGCGCCCAGCAGGGTCCGCCGCCCGACCGCCCGCCGCCGGACCCGCGCGGCGGCGGCCGCTCCCGCCGCTCCCGCCGCCCGGTCGGCGTCGGGCCTCGCCTCGGCCCCGGGCGGCCCGGACCGTGCCTCCGCCCCCACCCCGGGCGGCACCGCCCCCGACTCCCGGACCAGGTCCCCCACCGGCCCCTCCCGCCACCACAGCGGAGCCCCTGCCTCCTTCAGCTCGGCCAGTACCTCCGGGACGGCCGGGCGGCGGGGCGGCGACTTGTCCAGGCACCGGGCCGCCAATTCCCGTATCTCCCAGGGCACTTCACTCAGGTCCGGCTCGTCGTGCACCGCCCGGTACAGCATCACCGCCGCACCGGCCCGCCCGAAGGGCCCCTCGCCCGTCGCCGCGAACACCAGGACCGCGCCCAGGGCGAACACGTCCGTGGCGGGGGTGATCGCGATGCCCTCCGTGATCTGCTCCGGCGCGATGAAGCCCGGCGTGCCGATGATGTCCTCCGCCGCCGTCAGCGCCGAGAACGGGGAGCGGGACTCACCCGTCAGCCGGGCGATGCCGAAGTCGATGACGCGCGGGCCGTCCACCGTGACGAGGACGTTCGACGGCTTGAGGTCGCGGTGGACGATGCCCGCCGCGTGGATCGCGGCCAGGGCCTCGGCGAGGGCCGCCCCGCAGGCCCGTACGGCAGGGGTGGGCAGCGGGCCCGCCCCCGCGACCGTACGGCGCAAGGTGACGCCGGGGAGGTACGCCGTCGCCAGCCACGGCACCTCCGCGTCCGGGTCGGCGTCGAGGACCGCCGCCGTGTACGCGCCCGTCACCGCGCGGGCGGCGGCGGCCTCGCGGCGGAAGCGTTCCCGGTAGTGCGGTTCGGCGGCGAGGTGCGCGTGGACGGTCTTCACGGCGACGAGACGACCCCCGGCCGTCCGCCCCAGGAACACCTGCCCCATGCCGCCCGCGCCGAGACGGCCCAACAGCCGTATCCGGCCGAGCCGTTCGGGGTCGCCGGGCAGCAGGGGACCGGTCATCCCGCGCCCCCGGCGGCTCTCGGACCCGCCCCGTCCCTCTTCACGCCGCCCCCGGCCCGCGCAGCGTCATGAGGGTGCGGTCCACGCACAGGTGCAGGAGGCCGCCGCCCGCCGCCGTACGGACCCGGCTCAGCCGGGGCACCGGCACCGCCCACGCCAGCTTTCCCGTACGGGCGTCGAGCGCGTGCACGCCCCAGCCGGTCGAGCGGCGGTCCGGGTCGGCCGGGAGGGACGGGTCGGAGCCCGACGCGTAGAGCAGGCCGTCCGAGACCAGCGGCGGGGTCGCGTTGTCGTCGTCGAGGCGGCGCACGTCCGTCCGTATCCACAGCTGGTGGCCGGTCGCCGCGTCCAGGGCGCGCAGATCGCCCCACGTGCCGGTGTGGACGAGGCCGTTCGTGGCCGTCGGCGTGATCGCGGCTTCGCTGCCCGCCGGACGGGACCAGCGCCGTTCGCCGGTGGCGAGGTCGACGGCCGCGACCGCCTCGGGCCCCGGATAGTGCCGTACGCCCGAGGAGCCGGGGTGCGCCTCGGGGTGGGCGGAGCCGCCGGGGATCTCCCGCTCGGGGGTGCCGTCGCGGTCGCGCAGCACCACCAGGGGGCCGTCCGCCGGTGCGCGGAGCGACACCGCGTGCTCCGAGGTGGCGACGGCCAGTCGGCCGCCCCGCTGGTGGACGGTGGACACACCCGTCGCCGTGCCCGCGCGGTGCCAGAGCGGCTTGCCGTCGCGCGGGTCGAAACCGTACGCCCGCCAGCGGCGGCCCTGAGCCGTGCGCTGCTCCCACAGGGTGTTCGCGGCGGCGTAGGTGACGAGGCAGACCACCGAGGAGTCGGCCGACAGCTGGGCGGACCGGCCCTCCCCTTCGCTGGCGGGCGCGCCCGGAACGAAGGGCCGGAACGGGCTCATGCCCAGGCGCCTGGTCGTCCACCGGCGGGCTCCGGACTTCGCGTCGAGGGCCACGATCCCCGGGCCGTCGTCCGGCTCGGCCAGCACGTACACCGCGTCGCCCATCGGCCGTACGCCCTGGACGTTCTTGCCCTCGTACTCCCAACGCGCCTCTCCGGACGCCGCGTTGAGGCAGACGAGCCGTTCGGCGGTACGCACGTAGAGGGCGTCGCCGTGGCGCAGCACCTCGCCCCCGTACTGCGGCGAGGAGTCCAAGTCGAGCGACCAGAGGGTGCGGCCGGACGTCCACTTCCGGACGGAGGGCCGCGGGTCGGGCGGGTGCACGCTGTCGTCCAGGAGGAGCACGGCGGCCGTGGTCGACCCGGAGACGGCGGTCACGGCCGCCCCCGCCCAGGCCAGGAAGCGACGGCGGCGCGGGGGCGAGTGCGGGTCCGGCCGAGGTGTCGGCAACGGCTTCGGCGGTACGTCGAGGGGGGCGACCGGCGTCGCCTCCGAGGGCCCCGGGGGCGTGCGGGGCTCCCGGGGTGCGTGCGGTGCGGGCGGCGCCAGGAAGGCGGTCGGGATCTCGTCCTCCCACTCCTCCTCCGCGGCGACCAGTTCCGCCGTCGCCTCCTCGTGCTCCCGTACGAGACCGGCGACGGGCTCCTCCTCCCACCACGGCCGCGCGGCGGCCCGCCCCGCGCACCACTCCAGCGCCTGCGCCACGGTCGGCCGGTCCGCAGGGGCGAGGGACAGGCAGCCGCGCAGGAAGCCCGCCCACTCCCCGTCCGGCACGCCCAGCAGGTCGGGCGGCTCGTTCAGGGTGCGGTGCAGGACCTGCGGGACGGTGCCCGAGCCGTACGGGTTGCGGCCCGTGCTCGACAGCACCAGCAGCGCGCCGAACGCGAACACGTCGGCGGCGGGCCCCACCCGGCCGTCCCGGGACAGCTGCTCGGGCGCGATGAAGCCCAGCGTGCCCACCAGGTCTCCGGTGCCCGTCAGCGGTTCCCCGGCCTCGTCGGCCGCGCCCTTCGCCAGGCCGAAGTCGAGGATCTTGGGCCCTTCGTGGGTGACGACGACGTTCGCGGGCTTGAGGTCCCGGTGCACGAGACCGGCCGCGTGCACCGCCGCGAGGGCCTCCGCGAGCGCCGCGCCGAGCGTGCCGAGCGCCTCCGAGTCCAGCGGGCCGAGCGTGCTGATGACGTCGACGAGGGAGGGCCCGGCGCAGAACTCGCTGACCAGCCAAGGGAGTTCGGCCTCGGTGTCCGCGTCCAGGACCGCCGCCGTGAACACGTCGTCCACCGCCCGTGCCGCAGCCACCTCCCGGCGGAACCGCTCCCGGAAGCGCGCGTCACCGGCCAGCCGGGGATGCAGGGTCTTCAGCGCGACCAGCCGCCCGGCGGGACTGCGGGCCAACTCCACCCGTCCCATGCCGCCCTCCCCGAGCGGTGCGACGACGTGGTACCGGTCCAGCGAACCCCCTGGCCCGGCCGACCCGGCTGCGGACGCTGCGGCTGACATTCCCTCGGCTCCCCTCCCGACGGCCCGGACGGTGCCGGACGCTGATTGCGACGCCTGGCGTGGGGCCCACGGTTGCGCCGGTACGCGTGCTGTGACGTACCGCACCGGGGCCGGGGCCCAGGAATCATGCCGTACACCCCTTCCGGCCTCCGGTGCGTCGGTCCGGCACGCCCGGCCGCCGCGCCTGCGGCGGGCCGTCCGCCGACCGGCCGTGGAAGGCCCGGGACGGCGCTGATGTGCGGCTGACGAGGGAGGCGTCCCGGGACGGGCGGGGGAGGTGCGACGAGGTGGGCGGGGGTGGCCGCTGGGAGGCGGGCATGGCATCTGGCCTCCGGTGGGCGCATACTGAAGGTAATGACAAAGCCAGCCGGAGCCCGGCGACACCTGCCGTCCAGTCCCTTCAACGTCCCGGCCCCGGCCGCCCCGCCCATTGAGAACTACGAGGTGGGAGACCGGGTTTCGCATGATCAATTCGGACTCGGAAGAGTCGTAGGCGTCGAGGGAGACCTCGCCGTGCTCATCGACTTCTCCGGACGTCAGGGGCGGATTCTCAGCCCCTACTCCAAGTTGACCAAGCTCTGAGCCTCCGAGGCTCCGGGAAAACGCCTCCGCCCCGTACTTCGATCATCACGATCGGGATACGGGGCGGAGGCGTTTCGGTACGTTCCGGGGGTCCGGAGTGTCCCGGGGCTGGGAGACGCGTGGGAAAGGCGCCCTAGGAAACGGGCTCCGTCGCGTCGTCGCGCATCGCGTCCGCCCACTCGACGAGGAGCAGTTCGTACTCCTCCGAGGGCCAGGCCCCGTCCGTCGTCTGCGCGTCCACGAGGCGGCGGATCGCCGCGTTCGCCTGGTCCGCATCGGAGACCTCGGGCCCGGTGGGCTCGGGGGCGGCGGCGGACGGAGAGGTGGTGGACATGCCTTCCAGGCTACGTTCGGGCACCCGTGACCAAACCCTTCTGGCACGTGGCATCCATCACGCGTCCGGCCTCTCCGGCCCCCGCCGGCGCTCCCGTCCCTACAGCGCCTGGGCCGCGGGCTTCACCATGCCGCGCACCGTGCGGGACTTCACGAAGTCACCCATCGCGGTCATTTCCCACTCGCCGCTGAACTGTTTGATCAGCTTCGCCATCATCACGCCCGTCTGGGGCTCGGCGCCCGTCAGGTCGAAGCGGACCAGTTCCTCGCCGGTCGTCCCGTCGAGCAGGCGGCAGTACGCCTTGGCCACGTCGGTGAACTTCTGGCCGGTGAAGGAGTTCACCGTGAAGACCAGGCCCGTGGCCTCCGCCGGGATGCGGCCCAGGTCCACCACGATCACCTCGTCGTCGCCCGCGCCCTCGCCGGTGAGGTTGTCGCCGGAGTGCTTGATCGCACCGTTCAGGATGGACAGCTTGCCGAAGTAGCAGCTGTCGATCATCTTGCGGTTGCCGTCGTAGGCG
It contains:
- a CDS encoding SDR family NAD(P)-dependent oxidoreductase translates to MSPTTPFPATRRRVLVSGASRGLGRALAQTFAANGDLVAVHFGARRAEAAETLASLEGTGHVLTGGDLATPEGARAVADAAAEGLGGIDVLVNNAAVNTPHPLDSTPYEDWAAAWQQHVSVNLLATANLSHLAARRMIGQGGGGRIVNVGSRGAFRGEPDHPAYGATKAAVHALGQSLAVHLAPHGIAVASVAPGFFETERVAHRLSGAEGEAIRAQSPFGRAGTPREIAEGVLWLASPAAEWASGTVLDLNGASYLRT
- a CDS encoding PQQ-binding-like beta-propeller repeat protein — encoded protein: MSAAASAAGSAGPGGSLDRYHVVAPLGEGGMGRVELARSPAGRLVALKTLHPRLAGDARFRERFRREVAAARAVDDVFTAAVLDADTEAELPWLVSEFCAGPSLVDVISTLGPLDSEALGTLGAALAEALAAVHAAGLVHRDLKPANVVVTHEGPKILDFGLAKGAADEAGEPLTGTGDLVGTLGFIAPEQLSRDGRVGPAADVFAFGALLVLSSTGRNPYGSGTVPQVLHRTLNEPPDLLGVPDGEWAGFLRGCLSLAPADRPTVAQALEWCAGRAAARPWWEEEPVAGLVREHEEATAELVAAEEEWEDEIPTAFLAPPAPHAPREPRTPPGPSEATPVAPLDVPPKPLPTPRPDPHSPPRRRRFLAWAGAAVTAVSGSTTAAVLLLDDSVHPPDPRPSVRKWTSGRTLWSLDLDSSPQYGGEVLRHGDALYVRTAERLVCLNAASGEARWEYEGKNVQGVRPMGDAVYVLAEPDDGPGIVALDAKSGARRWTTRRLGMSPFRPFVPGAPASEGEGRSAQLSADSSVVCLVTYAAANTLWEQRTAQGRRWRAYGFDPRDGKPLWHRAGTATGVSTVHQRGGRLAVATSEHAVSLRAPADGPLVVLRDRDGTPEREIPGGSAHPEAHPGSSGVRHYPGPEAVAAVDLATGERRWSRPAGSEAAITPTATNGLVHTGTWGDLRALDAATGHQLWIRTDVRRLDDDNATPPLVSDGLLYASGSDPSLPADPDRRSTGWGVHALDARTGKLAWAVPVPRLSRVRTAAGGGLLHLCVDRTLMTLRGPGAA
- a CDS encoding protein kinase produces the protein MTGPLLPGDPERLGRIRLLGRLGAGGMGQVFLGRTAGGRLVAVKTVHAHLAAEPHYRERFRREAAAARAVTGAYTAAVLDADPDAEVPWLATAYLPGVTLRRTVAGAGPLPTPAVRACGAALAEALAAIHAAGIVHRDLKPSNVLVTVDGPRVIDFGIARLTGESRSPFSALTAAEDIIGTPGFIAPEQITEGIAITPATDVFALGAVLVFAATGEGPFGRAGAAVMLYRAVHDEPDLSEVPWEIRELAARCLDKSPPRRPAVPEVLAELKEAGAPLWWREGPVGDLVRESGAVPPGVGAEARSGPPGAEARPDADRAAGAAGAAAAARVRRRAVGRRTLLGAAGAGSLGLVAWAGIRAFGKGAEQPPALDWALTGGSEAAGAVRWSRTAQDAVVDGVLVPGGTAGVLLAHGSDGTGSSVGAVHALDTSDGSRRWSVESRAEVPRMWGVVGGVLVAPEVRSAGEVAAGVGLRGGGDVRVKGIGTVPPKWFVGSGDGVVAYTESGSKNLTGPSWEVGLSPPWGRPALAGSSLLVVPSEPGPQPVTCFDVSDGGVRWKHRQIEEPVVATGTDGRRFHLLTASGDLHVLDVRTGVRLAERSLRLRPGAGASALAYANGTGLAHADGFVTGFDPVSGERRWQVPSTGLESSWRLLPGGTGYAPTVAGGLLLGWSDADTVHAVKLADGTRQWKGAVRGGGAGPRPPVVAGGTVYAAAGAACTAFAPDTGVPARTWGTTGTITDLAADATGWYARLDKRTVQAVNRV